A single genomic interval of Pithys albifrons albifrons isolate INPA30051 chromosome 11, PitAlb_v1, whole genome shotgun sequence harbors:
- the SPHKAP gene encoding A-kinase anchor protein SPHKAP isoform X4: MSRPGARCRAAARSNFESPLMHEVPERQGSSTDSSASSLGSSVTACKKILCSNSLLESTDYWLQNQRTPCQIGFLEDKSESNCASVCFVNLDANRDDCSDEQVKQKLISVSPNLPKLISSMNVQPPKENEIVLLSGLASGNLQTDYEVPQCPWLADVCLVQCARGNRRNSASCIIFEINKFLIGLELVQERQLQIETRVLKPEDDTNCSVSSIEEDFLTASEHLEDDNEADECKAGHEKLNFSEASSDVKKNKGKGFENIHYRKARLPSILEGNCINKDNGAIQVSEAVNVVAEDGLLQPEEKSDQETLWQKELVGKVTSSFSATNLTSEVENSCSAPMLEDVSLTKMAKEKLEPPCDPTTKPNSKTDGEECAGITKTDPPSPHEPATTGQYATNLAESVLQDAFIRLSQSRPSFSEEAAVSISVGSSCKSEDGSASRSWNELPKIVIVQSPDSSENIPDWPGSAFPSLCHWAESESSADVSDYFEEEHSNGNDQSALEVALACAATVIGTISSPQVVEKFRPDQEVTESRSRVVVNEEVHTAPSQLLDDSAGTEYSFPSALCGMTQVASAVAICGLGETKEEKYPATSSGLLSAAQASAAITLHCSIAIGSSMEKLNESIAEALLKEASIILTKPNTYKNVGHFMESINGKIIETAARPHIPCADEVIRDELAQNLSNIILRHSTEEVRKKRQLHPLSEKGSSTQDIFTETANRLLFNIIYFTFKKMNDIRQVEECSPLFSEGKKAEKVTRAEGWSTPAAVCETSQSPLDHSAAKPFGTSYITSTSKDLGNITSAWKSNMEDVNSNKAATLSSEPSGDTGHTTLDAKTSPKKRYLKRTARDCYKSPNQNNSHHEKRDYRSFSDRENTFANNECRHGVQEQLSSSSTMNAENQAKHKCDSVLNNDVQLSLSLLGNHVLLPSQPVLQVKNSRDKYCITDFAEELAETVVSMATEIAAICLENSNGKQPWFCAWKRGSEYLVTQSLSCRTMKRKKETHSNGAVVRKHRAPRLSEIKRKTDEHPELKEKLMNRVVDESINLEDTPDSVNIFANEVAAKIMNLTELSMVDSIWQGPNHPRNRLHCDRWSRAKASSCESIPEEDSDSKASFNTLGLMNSFGQSMSQTSSVSKQSSCESITDEFSRFMVNQMENEGRGFDLLLDYYAGKNANNILTSALQQVAKKNGHLNVRPSCPSKQSSTESITEEFYRYMLREIEKENKDNLSSPRNSKDWCDSLLPPSLRSPFCFRQSSMPDSRSSGSRLTVNVPVKANSLDGFAHHRQDSLSIQPASTVASSGLCKSDSCLYQRCKTDQITDMLIHETWASSIESLMRKNKIIADEAEAAEAEQFYSDSPPHVEQYAKRLAANIVESGKSLIVVQQDSFDTSREHVLESKHPQSTTRIESKPKTEEVNSDEKKEHMKSSGSLSAGQPREVPLIQIETDQRDEPDKDSESLTSCGPSGKEHQSKEKPPEALDGKHTVSISPANSNSPQSRSDPEIIGETKTAEEFPNHLSSSEESTGSWSQLANDEDNPDDTSSYLQLSERSLSNGNSSTTSSLGIMDLEIYQENVPPSPMINELVEEKVFLKEQTENTEESTSELSVGTANCQKDLLVINFDLEPECPDVELRATLQWIAASELGIPTIYFKKSQENRIEKFLDVVQLVQRKSWKVGDIFHAVVEYCKLSEEGREMTPSLFDWLLELG, encoded by the exons AAGTTGATCAGCGTCTCACCAAACCTCCCCAAACTCATCAGTTCAATGAATGTACAGCCaccaaaggaaaatgaaatagtCCTGCTGAGTGGATTAGCATCAGGAAACCTTCAGACCGATTATGAGGTTCCCCAG TGCCCTTGGCTGGCGGATGTCTGCTTGGTTCAGTGTGCGAGGGGGAACAGGAGAAACAGTGCAAGCTGCAtcatttttgaaataaataagtTTCTGATTGGACTGGAGCTCGTTcaggagaggcagctgcagaTAGAAACGCGTGTCTTAAAGCCCGAGGATGACACAAACTGCTCCGTGTCCTCAATAGAAGAAGATTTCCTCACGGCATCTGAGCACCTCGAGGATGACAACGAGGCTGATGAATGTAAAGCTG gtcatgaaaaattaaacttttcagAAGCATCTTCAGATgtcaaaaaaaacaaaggaaagggaTTTGAAAATATTCACTACAGAAAAGCCAGGTTGCCATCTATTCTTGAAGGGAATTGCATTAATAAAGATAATGGAGCTATCCAAGTCTCTGAAGCTGTGAATGTTGTGGCTGAAGATGGCCTCTTACAACCTGAAGAAAAGTCAGACCAGGAAACACTGTGGCAGAAGGAATTAGTTGGAAAAGTTACTTCATCATTTAGTGCTACTAATTTGACTAGTGAGGTTGAAAATTCCTGCTCAGCACCCATGTTAGAAGATGTATCTTTAACCAAAATGGCTAAAGAGAAGCTGGAGCCTCCATGTgacccaacaacaaaacccaacagtaAGACAGATGGAGAAGAATGTGCAGGAATCACGAAAACTGATCCTCCCTCACCACATGAGCCAGCAACCACAGGTCAGTATGCCACTAATTTAGCAGAATCTGTTCTCCAGGATGCATTCATCAGACTGTCACAGTCTCGACCCAGTTTCAGTGAGGAGGCTGCAGTCAGCATCTCTGTAGGAAGCTCCTGTAAGTCAGAAGACGGATCTGCTTCCCGATCATGGAATGAACTTCCAAAGATTGTCATAGTGCAAAGTCCAGACAGTTCTGAGAATATACCTGATTGGCCAGGGTCTGccttccccagcctgtgccactggGCTGAGTCAGAAAGCTCTGCTGACGTTTCAGATTACTTTGAGGAAGAACATTCAAATGGGAATGATCAAAGTGCACTGGAAGTGGCTCTGGCTTGTGCAGCCACTGTCATTGGAACCATTTCCAGTCCTCAGGTTGTGGAAAAATTCAGACCAGACCAAGAAGTCACAGAGTCCAGAAGCAGAGTGGTTGTAAACGAAGAGGTACACACAGCACCTTCACAGCTACTTGATGACTCTGCTGGCACAGAATATTCGTTTCCATCTGCTCTGTGTGGCATGACTCAAGTAGCAAGTGCTGTAGCCATCTGTGGTCTGGGGGAAACAAAGGAGGAGAAGTACCCTGCAACTTCAAGTGGGCTTCTGTCTGCTGCTCAGGCTTCTGCAGCCATCACTCTGCACTGTAGCATTGCTATAGGAAGCAGCATGGAGAAGCTAAACGAGAGCATTGCAGAGGCACTTCTCAAAGAGGCATCTATAATTTTGACAAAACCCAACACATACAAAAATGTAGGGCATTTTATGGAATCCATAAATGGGAAAATAATTGAAACAGCAGCAAGGCCACATATTCCATGTGCTGATGAAGTAATCAGGGATGAACTTGCGCAAAACTTATCCAATATTATTCTACGACATTCTACGGAAGAGGTTAGGAAGAAAAGACAGCTACACCCCCTTTCAGAAAAGGGCTCAAGTACACaagatattttcacagaaactgCAAACAGGTTGctttttaatataatatattTCACTTTCAAGAAGATGAATGACATAAGGCAAGTTGAAGAGTGttctcctctcttttctgagggaaaaaaagcagagaaagtaaCAAGAGCAGAAGGATGGTCAACACCAGCAGCAGTATGTGAAACTTCACAGAGCCCCCTTGATCACTCTGCTGCTAAGCCATTTGGTACATCCTACATCACTAGTACTAGCAAAGATCTTGGAAATATCACAAGTGCTTGGAAAAGTAATATGGAAGATGTAAATAGCAACAAAGCTGCCACACTGAGTTCAGAACCAAGTGGAGATACAGGGCATACCACACTTGATGCAAAAACATCTCCCAAGAAGAGATATTTGAAAAGAACTGCACGAGACTGTTACAAATCCCCAAATCAGAATAACAGTCATCATGAGAAGAGAGATTACAGATCATTTTCGGACAGAGAAAATACCTTTGCAAACAATGAATGCAGACATGGTGTTCAAGAACAGCTGTCTTCCAGTTCCACCATGAATGCAGAAAACCAGGCCAAGCATAAGTGTGATTCTGTGCTAAATAATGATGTTCAACTTAGCTTGTCTTTATTAGGAAACCATGTCTTGCTTCCTTCTCAGCCTGTGTTACAGGTGAAAAATTCAAGAGACAAATACTGTATAACAGATTTTGCAGAAGAATTGGCAGAAACAGTTGTCTCTATGGCAACAGAAATAGCTGCCATTTGTCTAGAAAATTCAAATGGAAAGCAACCCTGGTTCTGTGCATGGAAGAGAGGCAGTGAATATCTAGTGACCCAGAGTTTATCATGCAGaaccatgaaaagaaaaaaggaaactcaTAGTAATGGTGCAGTGGTTCGGAAGCACAGGGCACCTCGACTAAgtgaaatcaaaagaaaaacagatgagCATCCTGAGCTAAAGGAAAAGTTGATGAATCGGGTAGTAGATGAATCTATAAACCTTGAAGACACACCTGATTCAGTTAATATCTTTGCAAATGAAGTGGCTGCAAAGATCATGAACCTCACCGAACTCTCCATGGTTGACAGCATCTGGCAGGGTCCAAATCATCCCAGAAACAGACTGCACTGTGACAGATGGAGCCGAGCCAAGGCCTCAAGCTGTGAGAGCATACCAGAGGAGGACTCTGATTCCAAAGCCTCTTTCAATACCCTAGGCCTAATGAACAGCTTTGGTCAGTCTATGAGCCAGACAAGTTCTGTCTCAAAGCAGTCTAGTTGTGAAAGCATTACAGATGAATTTTCAAGATTTATGGTGAACCAGATGGAAAATGAAGGAAGAGGTTTTGATTTGTTACTGGATTACtatgcaggaaaaaatgcaaacaacatctTAACTTCTGCTTTGCAACAGGTAGCCAAGAAAAATGGCCATCTTAATGTAAGACCAAGTTGCCCATCCAAACAATCCAGCACAGAAAGTATAACAGAAGAATTTTATAGGTACATGCTAAGAGAAATTGAAAAGGAGAACAAAGATAACCTGTCTTCCCCTCGGAATTCAAAGGACTGGTGTGACAGTTTGCTACCACCCTCTCTGCGCTCACCTTTCTGCTTTAGGCAGTCATCAATGCCTGACAGCAGATCATCAGGCTCTAGGCTTACAGTTAATGTCCCAGTTAAGGCAAATTCCTTAGATGGATTTGCCCACCATCGCCAAGACTCCTTAAGCATACAGCCAGCCAGTACCGTGGCTTCTTCAGGTCTTTGCAAGTCTGACTCATGCCTGTACCAAAGATGCAAGACTGACCAGATAACAGATATGTTGATTCACGAGACATGGGCGAGTTCTATTGAATCTCTGATGCGAAAGAACAAAATCATAGCAGAtgaggcagaggctgcagaggcagagcagttCTACAGTGATTCCCCACCACACGTGGAACAATATGCAAAAAGACTGGCTGCAAATATTGTTGAAAGTGGTAAAAGTTTAATTGTTGTCCAGCAGGATTCCTTTGATACAAGCCGAGAACATGTGCTGGAAAGCAAACACCCCCAAAGCACAACTCGGATAGAATCAAAACCCAAAACGGAAGAAGTAAATTCAGATGAGAAAAAAGAGCACATGAAGAGCTCTGGAAGCCTCTCAGCAGGTCAGCCCAGGGAAGTGCCTTTAATCCAGATAGAAACGGACCAACGAGATGAGCCAGATAAAGACTCTGAGTCCTTAACTTCATGTGGCCCTTCTGGAAAGGAGcatcaaagcaaagaaaagcctCCAGAAGCTTTGGATGGAAAACACACAGTTTCCATTTCTCCAGCAAATAG CAACAGCCCTCAGAGCAGATCGGATCCTGAAATCATAGGAGAGACAAAAACAGCTGAAGAGTTTCCAAACCATctcagcagcagtgaggaaagCACTGGCAGCTGGTCCCAGCTAGCTAATGATGAGGACAATCCCGATGACACAAGCAGCTACTTGCAGCTCAGCGAGCGATCCCTGAG CAATGGCAACAGCAGTACAACTAGCAGTCTTGGCATTATGGACCTGGAAATTTATCAGGAGAACGTGCCACCTTCTCCTATGATTAA TGAATTAGTAGAAGAAAAGGTTTTCCTTAAAgaacagacagaaaatacagagg AAAGTACTTCTGAGCTTTCAGTGGGAACAGCCAACTGCCAAAAGGACCTGTTGGTGATAAACTTTGATCTGGAACCAGAGTGCCCTGATGTGGAGCTGCGAGCCACTCTGCAGTGGATAGCAGCTTCCGAACTTGGAATTCCAACTATCTATTTCAAGAAAtctcaggaaaacagaattGAAAAG tttttagATGTTGTGCAGCTAGTTCAGCGGAAGTCCTGGAAAGTGGGGGATATCTTTCACGCCGTGGTGGAGTACTGCAAGCTCAGCGAGGAAGGCAGAGAGATGACACCAAGCCTGTTTGACTGGCTCCTTGAATTGGGTTAA
- the SPHKAP gene encoding A-kinase anchor protein SPHKAP isoform X2, giving the protein MVSGGCGAARPCPGTAGAGRPRVPAAARNFESPLMHEVPERQGSSTDSSASSLGSSVTACKKILCSNSLLESTDYWLQNQRTPCQIGFLEDKSESNCASVCFVNLDANRDDCSDEQKLISVSPNLPKLISSMNVQPPKENEIVLLSGLASGNLQTDYEVPQCPWLADVCLVQCARGNRRNSASCIIFEINKFLIGLELVQERQLQIETRVLKPEDDTNCSVSSIEEDFLTASEHLEDDNEADECKAGHEKLNFSEASSDVKKNKGKGFENIHYRKARLPSILEGNCINKDNGAIQVSEAVNVVAEDGLLQPEEKSDQETLWQKELVGKVTSSFSATNLTSEVENSCSAPMLEDVSLTKMAKEKLEPPCDPTTKPNSKTDGEECAGITKTDPPSPHEPATTGQYATNLAESVLQDAFIRLSQSRPSFSEEAAVSISVGSSCKSEDGSASRSWNELPKIVIVQSPDSSENIPDWPGSAFPSLCHWAESESSADVSDYFEEEHSNGNDQSALEVALACAATVIGTISSPQVVEKFRPDQEVTESRSRVVVNEEVHTAPSQLLDDSAGTEYSFPSALCGMTQVASAVAICGLGETKEEKYPATSSGLLSAAQASAAITLHCSIAIGSSMEKLNESIAEALLKEASIILTKPNTYKNVGHFMESINGKIIETAARPHIPCADEVIRDELAQNLSNIILRHSTEEVRKKRQLHPLSEKGSSTQDIFTETANRLLFNIIYFTFKKMNDIRQVEECSPLFSEGKKAEKVTRAEGWSTPAAVCETSQSPLDHSAAKPFGTSYITSTSKDLGNITSAWKSNMEDVNSNKAATLSSEPSGDTGHTTLDAKTSPKKRYLKRTARDCYKSPNQNNSHHEKRDYRSFSDRENTFANNECRHGVQEQLSSSSTMNAENQAKHKCDSVLNNDVQLSLSLLGNHVLLPSQPVLQVKNSRDKYCITDFAEELAETVVSMATEIAAICLENSNGKQPWFCAWKRGSEYLVTQSLSCRTMKRKKETHSNGAVVRKHRAPRLSEIKRKTDEHPELKEKLMNRVVDESINLEDTPDSVNIFANEVAAKIMNLTELSMVDSIWQGPNHPRNRLHCDRWSRAKASSCESIPEEDSDSKASFNTLGLMNSFGQSMSQTSSVSKQSSCESITDEFSRFMVNQMENEGRGFDLLLDYYAGKNANNILTSALQQVAKKNGHLNVRPSCPSKQSSTESITEEFYRYMLREIEKENKDNLSSPRNSKDWCDSLLPPSLRSPFCFRQSSMPDSRSSGSRLTVNVPVKANSLDGFAHHRQDSLSIQPASTVASSGLCKSDSCLYQRCKTDQITDMLIHETWASSIESLMRKNKIIADEAEAAEAEQFYSDSPPHVEQYAKRLAANIVESGKSLIVVQQDSFDTSREHVLESKHPQSTTRIESKPKTEEVNSDEKKEHMKSSGSLSAGQPREVPLIQIETDQRDEPDKDSESLTSCGPSGKEHQSKEKPPEALDGKHTVSISPANSNSPQSRSDPEIIGETKTAEEFPNHLSSSEESTGSWSQLANDEDNPDDTSSYLQLSERSLSNGNSSTTSSLGIMDLEIYQENVPPSPMINELVEEKVFLKEQTENTEESTSELSVGTANCQKDLLVINFDLEPECPDVELRATLQWIAASELGIPTIYFKKSQENRIEKFLDVVQLVQRKSWKVGDIFHAVVEYCKLSEEGREMTPSLFDWLLELG; this is encoded by the exons AAGTTGATCAGCGTCTCACCAAACCTCCCCAAACTCATCAGTTCAATGAATGTACAGCCaccaaaggaaaatgaaatagtCCTGCTGAGTGGATTAGCATCAGGAAACCTTCAGACCGATTATGAGGTTCCCCAG TGCCCTTGGCTGGCGGATGTCTGCTTGGTTCAGTGTGCGAGGGGGAACAGGAGAAACAGTGCAAGCTGCAtcatttttgaaataaataagtTTCTGATTGGACTGGAGCTCGTTcaggagaggcagctgcagaTAGAAACGCGTGTCTTAAAGCCCGAGGATGACACAAACTGCTCCGTGTCCTCAATAGAAGAAGATTTCCTCACGGCATCTGAGCACCTCGAGGATGACAACGAGGCTGATGAATGTAAAGCTG gtcatgaaaaattaaacttttcagAAGCATCTTCAGATgtcaaaaaaaacaaaggaaagggaTTTGAAAATATTCACTACAGAAAAGCCAGGTTGCCATCTATTCTTGAAGGGAATTGCATTAATAAAGATAATGGAGCTATCCAAGTCTCTGAAGCTGTGAATGTTGTGGCTGAAGATGGCCTCTTACAACCTGAAGAAAAGTCAGACCAGGAAACACTGTGGCAGAAGGAATTAGTTGGAAAAGTTACTTCATCATTTAGTGCTACTAATTTGACTAGTGAGGTTGAAAATTCCTGCTCAGCACCCATGTTAGAAGATGTATCTTTAACCAAAATGGCTAAAGAGAAGCTGGAGCCTCCATGTgacccaacaacaaaacccaacagtaAGACAGATGGAGAAGAATGTGCAGGAATCACGAAAACTGATCCTCCCTCACCACATGAGCCAGCAACCACAGGTCAGTATGCCACTAATTTAGCAGAATCTGTTCTCCAGGATGCATTCATCAGACTGTCACAGTCTCGACCCAGTTTCAGTGAGGAGGCTGCAGTCAGCATCTCTGTAGGAAGCTCCTGTAAGTCAGAAGACGGATCTGCTTCCCGATCATGGAATGAACTTCCAAAGATTGTCATAGTGCAAAGTCCAGACAGTTCTGAGAATATACCTGATTGGCCAGGGTCTGccttccccagcctgtgccactggGCTGAGTCAGAAAGCTCTGCTGACGTTTCAGATTACTTTGAGGAAGAACATTCAAATGGGAATGATCAAAGTGCACTGGAAGTGGCTCTGGCTTGTGCAGCCACTGTCATTGGAACCATTTCCAGTCCTCAGGTTGTGGAAAAATTCAGACCAGACCAAGAAGTCACAGAGTCCAGAAGCAGAGTGGTTGTAAACGAAGAGGTACACACAGCACCTTCACAGCTACTTGATGACTCTGCTGGCACAGAATATTCGTTTCCATCTGCTCTGTGTGGCATGACTCAAGTAGCAAGTGCTGTAGCCATCTGTGGTCTGGGGGAAACAAAGGAGGAGAAGTACCCTGCAACTTCAAGTGGGCTTCTGTCTGCTGCTCAGGCTTCTGCAGCCATCACTCTGCACTGTAGCATTGCTATAGGAAGCAGCATGGAGAAGCTAAACGAGAGCATTGCAGAGGCACTTCTCAAAGAGGCATCTATAATTTTGACAAAACCCAACACATACAAAAATGTAGGGCATTTTATGGAATCCATAAATGGGAAAATAATTGAAACAGCAGCAAGGCCACATATTCCATGTGCTGATGAAGTAATCAGGGATGAACTTGCGCAAAACTTATCCAATATTATTCTACGACATTCTACGGAAGAGGTTAGGAAGAAAAGACAGCTACACCCCCTTTCAGAAAAGGGCTCAAGTACACaagatattttcacagaaactgCAAACAGGTTGctttttaatataatatattTCACTTTCAAGAAGATGAATGACATAAGGCAAGTTGAAGAGTGttctcctctcttttctgagggaaaaaaagcagagaaagtaaCAAGAGCAGAAGGATGGTCAACACCAGCAGCAGTATGTGAAACTTCACAGAGCCCCCTTGATCACTCTGCTGCTAAGCCATTTGGTACATCCTACATCACTAGTACTAGCAAAGATCTTGGAAATATCACAAGTGCTTGGAAAAGTAATATGGAAGATGTAAATAGCAACAAAGCTGCCACACTGAGTTCAGAACCAAGTGGAGATACAGGGCATACCACACTTGATGCAAAAACATCTCCCAAGAAGAGATATTTGAAAAGAACTGCACGAGACTGTTACAAATCCCCAAATCAGAATAACAGTCATCATGAGAAGAGAGATTACAGATCATTTTCGGACAGAGAAAATACCTTTGCAAACAATGAATGCAGACATGGTGTTCAAGAACAGCTGTCTTCCAGTTCCACCATGAATGCAGAAAACCAGGCCAAGCATAAGTGTGATTCTGTGCTAAATAATGATGTTCAACTTAGCTTGTCTTTATTAGGAAACCATGTCTTGCTTCCTTCTCAGCCTGTGTTACAGGTGAAAAATTCAAGAGACAAATACTGTATAACAGATTTTGCAGAAGAATTGGCAGAAACAGTTGTCTCTATGGCAACAGAAATAGCTGCCATTTGTCTAGAAAATTCAAATGGAAAGCAACCCTGGTTCTGTGCATGGAAGAGAGGCAGTGAATATCTAGTGACCCAGAGTTTATCATGCAGaaccatgaaaagaaaaaaggaaactcaTAGTAATGGTGCAGTGGTTCGGAAGCACAGGGCACCTCGACTAAgtgaaatcaaaagaaaaacagatgagCATCCTGAGCTAAAGGAAAAGTTGATGAATCGGGTAGTAGATGAATCTATAAACCTTGAAGACACACCTGATTCAGTTAATATCTTTGCAAATGAAGTGGCTGCAAAGATCATGAACCTCACCGAACTCTCCATGGTTGACAGCATCTGGCAGGGTCCAAATCATCCCAGAAACAGACTGCACTGTGACAGATGGAGCCGAGCCAAGGCCTCAAGCTGTGAGAGCATACCAGAGGAGGACTCTGATTCCAAAGCCTCTTTCAATACCCTAGGCCTAATGAACAGCTTTGGTCAGTCTATGAGCCAGACAAGTTCTGTCTCAAAGCAGTCTAGTTGTGAAAGCATTACAGATGAATTTTCAAGATTTATGGTGAACCAGATGGAAAATGAAGGAAGAGGTTTTGATTTGTTACTGGATTACtatgcaggaaaaaatgcaaacaacatctTAACTTCTGCTTTGCAACAGGTAGCCAAGAAAAATGGCCATCTTAATGTAAGACCAAGTTGCCCATCCAAACAATCCAGCACAGAAAGTATAACAGAAGAATTTTATAGGTACATGCTAAGAGAAATTGAAAAGGAGAACAAAGATAACCTGTCTTCCCCTCGGAATTCAAAGGACTGGTGTGACAGTTTGCTACCACCCTCTCTGCGCTCACCTTTCTGCTTTAGGCAGTCATCAATGCCTGACAGCAGATCATCAGGCTCTAGGCTTACAGTTAATGTCCCAGTTAAGGCAAATTCCTTAGATGGATTTGCCCACCATCGCCAAGACTCCTTAAGCATACAGCCAGCCAGTACCGTGGCTTCTTCAGGTCTTTGCAAGTCTGACTCATGCCTGTACCAAAGATGCAAGACTGACCAGATAACAGATATGTTGATTCACGAGACATGGGCGAGTTCTATTGAATCTCTGATGCGAAAGAACAAAATCATAGCAGAtgaggcagaggctgcagaggcagagcagttCTACAGTGATTCCCCACCACACGTGGAACAATATGCAAAAAGACTGGCTGCAAATATTGTTGAAAGTGGTAAAAGTTTAATTGTTGTCCAGCAGGATTCCTTTGATACAAGCCGAGAACATGTGCTGGAAAGCAAACACCCCCAAAGCACAACTCGGATAGAATCAAAACCCAAAACGGAAGAAGTAAATTCAGATGAGAAAAAAGAGCACATGAAGAGCTCTGGAAGCCTCTCAGCAGGTCAGCCCAGGGAAGTGCCTTTAATCCAGATAGAAACGGACCAACGAGATGAGCCAGATAAAGACTCTGAGTCCTTAACTTCATGTGGCCCTTCTGGAAAGGAGcatcaaagcaaagaaaagcctCCAGAAGCTTTGGATGGAAAACACACAGTTTCCATTTCTCCAGCAAATAG CAACAGCCCTCAGAGCAGATCGGATCCTGAAATCATAGGAGAGACAAAAACAGCTGAAGAGTTTCCAAACCATctcagcagcagtgaggaaagCACTGGCAGCTGGTCCCAGCTAGCTAATGATGAGGACAATCCCGATGACACAAGCAGCTACTTGCAGCTCAGCGAGCGATCCCTGAG CAATGGCAACAGCAGTACAACTAGCAGTCTTGGCATTATGGACCTGGAAATTTATCAGGAGAACGTGCCACCTTCTCCTATGATTAA TGAATTAGTAGAAGAAAAGGTTTTCCTTAAAgaacagacagaaaatacagagg AAAGTACTTCTGAGCTTTCAGTGGGAACAGCCAACTGCCAAAAGGACCTGTTGGTGATAAACTTTGATCTGGAACCAGAGTGCCCTGATGTGGAGCTGCGAGCCACTCTGCAGTGGATAGCAGCTTCCGAACTTGGAATTCCAACTATCTATTTCAAGAAAtctcaggaaaacagaattGAAAAG tttttagATGTTGTGCAGCTAGTTCAGCGGAAGTCCTGGAAAGTGGGGGATATCTTTCACGCCGTGGTGGAGTACTGCAAGCTCAGCGAGGAAGGCAGAGAGATGACACCAAGCCTGTTTGACTGGCTCCTTGAATTGGGTTAA